A region of the Peredibacter starrii genome:
ATTTGAAAATTATCGATACCCCTCTTAAAACTTTTCTCCTCCCTCTGGGTCACGCTGCTGCACCAGTGAAGTCACTTACAATAAAAGACTGCGGATTTAAATCACTTCCGGAAGAGATTGGGATGCTCGGTTCTTTGACCGAGGCCAATTTCTCTGGGAATAATTTAAGTGCGCTTCCACACGGCTTTCTCGATCTCAAACTTTTAAAACGTCTAAACCTTGATCACAATCAATTTAAGATCTTTCCTGACCTGATCAAAAAAATGCCAAACCTCTCCCACCTGTCCATCGATCACAATCCTTTTCCCGAAGAAGAAAAGGAACGCATCCAACGAATCTTCCATATTTGGGTCAACTAAACTTCTGTAAGGCCGATTTTACTCATCTTTAAGCCCCGCACAAAACTGTTAAGATTTTATTCATTAAACGGCTGAATTTTAAGCCGGTGCTAAACATTTTGACACCAGTATTAAATGTAAACCAGTCAACATGCTGAATTTGCTACGGGCACCTAAAGAAACAGTTGGCCCACCAAATGCATCAGTTAAAACCAGAATCATTAGAGTGTCTAAAGGAGACCAACATATGAAACGCACACTACTAGCTCTTACTCTTGCAACTGTTACTTCTACTGCTTTTTCAGCAACATCAGCGGATCTTCTTTTAAAAGGTGTTGTGGCCCCCATTCTAGAAGTATCGATTGCTCACGAAACGCTAGCATCTAACCTTCCTCTTGATCGCCAAGTCAACAGCGAGAAGGTTGGTACGATTACTGAAAAATCGAACTCACCTACAGGCTATAAAATCAAAGCTCGCTCTGCTAAGGGTGGTAAGCTTGTAAACGCTGCTGACCAAAACAGCTATGTTCAATACACTCTGACTTATCAGGGCAGTAACGTTCCTCTGAACACTTCAGCGACTGAAGTTTACAGTACGGCCAACATCCGTGGAACTAACTCAAAGGACCTGAAAATCTCGTATAATCAGCCATCTAACCTATCGGCCGGTTCGTACGAAGATACAGTGACTTTCACTATCGAAGCAAACTAGATTAAAGTAATCAATTAATATTTCCGATAAGCCCGAGGTATGAAAACTACTCTCGGGCTTTTTCTTTTAATGACTTCATTTTCAACTTCGGCCGGAACTACCGACTCTCTTTTTCTTCGGGCCGTGGTTCCTCATAAAGTTTCTGTGAAAATGAATAAACAAGGTAAGCCTGAACTCAAATCCAATTCCAAACTTTCAGTCGGCCATCCTCAGCTAGTTACCACAAGAACTAGTAATTCTTACGTCGTTGCAGTTATTCAACCTTAATCCATAGATAAAGATCTCCCTCTCACATATAATTGTTAAGAAGGAGTTCATGGATGAACCGTTTTATTCTACTATTATTGCCTCTGCTTTTTTCTTTCACTTTTTCCCCTATGTCTCAAACCATCGATCTTGGTGAGAAACAAAAGGCCACACAGTATCTAATTGAAAATGACTCTGACCAGAAAATGGCCATTGAACTTTCAGTTAAAGAACGGGCCATGAATGAGAAAGGAGAAGAAACTCTAACTGCCACAACCGAAATGGCGATCTTCCCTCCACAAATCATCATTCAACCAGGTGATAAAAGAACTATTCGCGTAAGCTGGACCGGTAAAGACATTCCAACTGCGGAGAAGAATTTTAGAGTGATAGCTGAACAGCTCGATTTAAAAGTGGACGCCAAGTCTAAAAATAAATCCGGTGTAAAAATGCTCATGAAGTATATGGCCACTCTTTATCTCACTCCGGAAGATGCGGAGGAGAAACTTTCGATTACTTCTTTTGAGAAGAAAGGTAATGAAGTAAGCATCACGATTGAGAACTCAGGCAATCGTCACAAGATTCTAGCTGATCCCAAAATCACGTTCGCGAATGACAACAAAAAAGTTCTTCTTGAAAAGAACGATCTTATCGGGATTGCCGGCGAGAATGTTCTCGGAAATAGTAAAAGAATTTTCGTCATTAAAACCACTAAAGAGATTCCTGCAAAATCAAAAGCGACATTAAAAGTTAATGACTAAGATTTTTCTATTGGTCTTACTTTTTCTAGTAGGTCTGAACACTACTATCGCTAGTGATGTTCAAGGCCATACTTATGAGGCCAACCTCCCCTTATACGACGAGGAAAATAACCTCGGCGACGTGACCGCCCTGATCGAGGGTGAAAAAGTCATTTTCATTGATCGCGATGATTTAAAAGCTGTTCTGCAAAATGTTCTAAAAGATGACACGCTTAATTCCCTGGATAAACTTCCTGAGCGGGTTCGACCTGAGATTCTTCCCTTCGCCATCACCTTCAGTCCAGAGGAATTAAAACTCATGGCGAGTCTGGGACTTGAAATCAAATCTCGTAAAAAGACTGATCTGGGCGTGAATCTGGAAGAAGAAAAGAAACTCGCTCTTCGTCCTGCTCCGTTTGGGGGCGCCATCAATTATCGTTTGGAAAAAAACTGGGCCCATGATGACCTCGGCGGCGATTACTTTGATGGTCAGTTTAATTCTTTCATGAACCTTAAATCTGTGGTTCTGGAGAATCAAACTTACTATCAGGACAATAAAGAAAAACCATGGTTTCGTGGCGATACACGTTTGGTGAAAGATTTCGAAAAACACCAGATTAGAACTCAGATTGGTGACGTTTATCCTCAAATTCAAGGTTTCATGGCCCCACGTCCGATGGGTGGGATCAATATCGCGAGAAACTTTACTCTGAATCCTTATCGCTTGCCCTATCCGACAGGAAATCAAAACTTCAACTTGAAGTCGCGCTCTTTTGTTAAATACTTCGTGAACTCAGTTCTGGTTAAATCCGAGTATCTTCCGGCCGGTAATTATACCGCTAAAGACATTCCGCTTAATAACGGTCTTAACACCGTTTTAATCGAAGCAACTGATGATCTCGGACAAAAACAGGTTTTCGTTTTCCGGGCCTCATCAAGTATCAGTCTTTTGAATGAAGGAGAGAGCCGATTTGATGTGTCTTACGGAGCTCCGTTTTTAGATAGTGCTACCAAAAGAACTTATCTTGAAGGTGATGGCAAAGTTTTTTCTGGATTCTATCAATATGGATTTTCTTCACTCCTCTCTTCATCGGTTTATCTTCAGAACCAAAATGATTTTAACCTTATGGGGGCTGAAGTCATCAATGCTACGGCGATCGGTAATTTCACTTTAGGTGGAGCTCACTCGATGCTGGGAGATGTGGATGGAAACGCGGCCAGCGTGGGCTATCAACTCGTGACTCAAGGCCAGAAATGGTTTGATTCCCACACTCTGGGTCTTCGCTATGAATTTCGATCACAGGATTTCAAAACAACACTTCTAGATGTCGCCTCATCGGTTCAGAACGCTTATGCCGCCACTTATACTGTTCCGGTTGGCAGTCACATTACTCTCGCCTTGGGTGGTAACTACGGTGACGTCAGAAATAATAATTTAGAGAATCGTTATGGCTACGATAGCAGTGCCAGCTTTCGATTATTTAATCAGCACAACGTCACTGTTTATGTGAGCCGCAATCGCGATGAGTTTAAGAAATGGAATGATGTGGCCTATGTGTTCTTTACCTTCATGTTCCCTGAGTCGAACAACTTTGTATCAGGGCTCTATGACTACAACAAAGAAACAGTGAAAGCGACTCTTATGCGGGACAATCAAAACCGCCTGTATAAAACCAGGGCCCAGGCCATTGCTGAATACGGTGCCGATAAACAAAACGGTGAAGTGGATCTTTCTTATCCGACACCTGTGGGTGACTTCGGAGGAAGAATTACCGGAAACCGCTTAACCGAAAGCAATCAAACTATTGGCCGGGGAAGTGCCCGCATTAATTCCGCTCTGGTATTTGCCTTTGATGATGGTGAATTTGGCGGTGGTATTTCTCGTCCGGTTCCGGGAAGTTTTGTTCTCTTTAAACCAGAAAAGCGTCTAAAGGATCAGAAGATCGGGCTTAAATCAACTTCTCCTTTCACAGAAGCTGAGTCAGGTCTTTTTGATGAAATTGTCTTTAGTAACCTTATTGCTTACCAGTACCGAGACATTCAACTTGATCCGACGTTCCTTGATCCGGGACGCACTCTCGTGAAAGAAAAGTTCATGCTCTACCCGACTTATCGTAGCGCACACTTAATTACTCTAAGAGAACGTGGAGCGGTGGTGCTCACGGGTACGATCTTGAATGCTGATGGATCACCTCTCTCACTTCAAGTGGGAAGTCTTAACGATATGCCGTTCTTCACGAATAGTGACGGTATGATTTTCATCGAAGGTGTTGAGCCCGGACGATATGAAATCTCATTACCAGATCGTGAAGAGAAGATTCCTGTATTCGTGAATGAAAATGATAAGGGCATGAAAAATCTTGGCACAATCCAATTGAAGGATGAACTATGAAAAGAATTTTAGGCATGATGGGTCTATTACTCTCTCTCACTGCCTGGGCCGATCCTGAGTGCGAGTATCGCCTGACGCTTTCCAATGCCACGGTTCAAGTTTTGGAGACTTCTCAGGTGGTTGAACTCACCGCCTCTTTATATCGAGGAAGAGATACATCAGACAGTAGTCGTTGTGATAATTATCGAATCTTTTTTAGTAAGGGTCTTGCAAACTCTTATCAGCGAAGAGCGTATACAATCTTGGGGCAGTACTTAAATTACAATCTTCACCGAAATAATAATCAGACCGGTATTCTTAAAGATTTTGGTGATGCTATTAACGTCAATGAATTCCTGGATGGAACTTCGCCAAACCGAAATACCACCTATACTCAAAAATTTTACGTCGCGGTCCCCGGCCTTTCTTCAACTACCTCAAAAGGGATTTACGTAGATAATATACAGGCCTCGGTTTATGCCTTTAAACCTAATAGCGGGAAATACATTTACGAAGACAGTACTTCTTTCACCGCTTACTTTTATATTCCTTCCAACATTGATGTCAGTCTCGTCGATGAAGGTGGAACATTTGATGCCTCGGCAACTTCTAAAGTGATCGACTTTGGAAATCTTGAGAAGGACCAACAAAAGGGCGTGGATTTAAGAGTCGTTTCAAATTCTTCTTATAAGGTGAGGCTTTCTTCTGCGAATGGAAGCAAACTCAAAGGTCCCGGAACATCGGTTGTAAATTATTCTTTGAAAGTGAATGGTGGATCAGTCAGTCTTCCGGCCAACACTGCTGTTGAAATGGGTTCAGGCTGGGCCACCACCAGTGCTGGGGATAAGTACAATTTGAAATTCCAGATTATGGATGACACTAAAAACCTTCAATCCGGGCTTTATCAGGATAATATCACCATTACCGCCATCGCCAACTAGTAAGATAGTCCCTGACCCTGCTCTAGAATTGTGAATTTATCTTCCGAAACCTGAAATTGCTCCCGAGCAATTTTAAGGTCCCTTTCCGGCTCATCAATTCCTTCATCCGATAACTGAAAAGTTCCATAGTGCATAGCAATTGAGCGATTAGCACCTAAATCAAGATGGGCCTTCACGGCGTCTTCAGGATTCATATGATGAAAACGCATAAACCACTGAGGCTTGTAGGCCCCAATTGGTAATAGGGCCAAATCTGGAGCTCCTAGGCGGCTTTTGATATCAAGGAAATGGGGACCATAACCAGAGTCTCCGGCAAA
Encoded here:
- a CDS encoding fimbria/pilus outer membrane usher protein; translation: MTKIFLLVLLFLVGLNTTIASDVQGHTYEANLPLYDEENNLGDVTALIEGEKVIFIDRDDLKAVLQNVLKDDTLNSLDKLPERVRPEILPFAITFSPEELKLMASLGLEIKSRKKTDLGVNLEEEKKLALRPAPFGGAINYRLEKNWAHDDLGGDYFDGQFNSFMNLKSVVLENQTYYQDNKEKPWFRGDTRLVKDFEKHQIRTQIGDVYPQIQGFMAPRPMGGINIARNFTLNPYRLPYPTGNQNFNLKSRSFVKYFVNSVLVKSEYLPAGNYTAKDIPLNNGLNTVLIEATDDLGQKQVFVFRASSSISLLNEGESRFDVSYGAPFLDSATKRTYLEGDGKVFSGFYQYGFSSLLSSSVYLQNQNDFNLMGAEVINATAIGNFTLGGAHSMLGDVDGNAASVGYQLVTQGQKWFDSHTLGLRYEFRSQDFKTTLLDVASSVQNAYAATYTVPVGSHITLALGGNYGDVRNNNLENRYGYDSSASFRLFNQHNVTVYVSRNRDEFKKWNDVAYVFFTFMFPESNNFVSGLYDYNKETVKATLMRDNQNRLYKTRAQAIAEYGADKQNGEVDLSYPTPVGDFGGRITGNRLTESNQTIGRGSARINSALVFAFDDGEFGGGISRPVPGSFVLFKPEKRLKDQKIGLKSTSPFTEAESGLFDEIVFSNLIAYQYRDIQLDPTFLDPGRTLVKEKFMLYPTYRSAHLITLRERGAVVLTGTILNADGSPLSLQVGSLNDMPFFTNSDGMIFIEGVEPGRYEISLPDREEKIPVFVNENDKGMKNLGTIQLKDEL
- a CDS encoding fimbrial biogenesis chaperone; protein product: MNRFILLLLPLLFSFTFSPMSQTIDLGEKQKATQYLIENDSDQKMAIELSVKERAMNEKGEETLTATTEMAIFPPQIIIQPGDKRTIRVSWTGKDIPTAEKNFRVIAEQLDLKVDAKSKNKSGVKMLMKYMATLYLTPEDAEEKLSITSFEKKGNEVSITIENSGNRHKILADPKITFANDNKKVLLEKNDLIGIAGENVLGNSKRIFVIKTTKEIPAKSKATLKVND
- a CDS encoding leucine-rich repeat domain-containing protein; translation: MKLYKTLSSATQAREDVTALKISIKGEQFPSELLDFPNLEELYLEGNCKEFPFEGITWERLKVLSIKWPSFTGDLSLLFRLPKLENLKIIDTPLKTFLLPLGHAAAPVKSLTIKDCGFKSLPEEIGMLGSLTEANFSGNNLSALPHGFLDLKLLKRLNLDHNQFKIFPDLIKKMPNLSHLSIDHNPFPEEEKERIQRIFHIWVN